One Aliidiomarina minuta genomic region harbors:
- the recN gene encoding DNA repair protein RecN: MLTQLHVRQFAIVKDLNIELKAGMTAITGETGAGKSIALDALGLCLGARAEAAMVRPGADKAEITAVFDIHANTTAIRWLTEHELDVDEDCILRRTLTAEGRSKGYINGAPVPMNLLKALGQLLVNIHGQHEHQLLTHNDHQLKLVDGYAQHHELLQDTRDKWQQWQLLRREQKQLNEQREQLQSRRQLLNYQVGELQEFALQPDEFTQIESDHRRLAHASTLRDEAAFSLSSLYDGEHNNAFSLLQTVIERLAQQQSVDSQLEPIVNLLSEAGVQVEEAVRELRHYQDAIDIDPEELAELERRMTTAMQLAKKHQIAPQQLPELQASLEQELQQISDSNARAESLDKELEQAAHAFQNTAEKLTRSRQKAATDLGKRISQSMHGLNMKAAQFKVELNTDNKHASALGMEQINFLVSTNPGQPLQPLNKVASGGELSRISLAIQVITANQSSTPTLMFDEVDVGVSGPTAATVGNLLRTLGQSTQVICVTHLPQVAAKANQQMCVQKIHSKDSTETTMLAVQGDERVIELARLLGGDQISEKAMANAQELLAS, translated from the coding sequence ATGTTAACGCAACTTCATGTTCGCCAGTTCGCTATTGTTAAAGATCTGAATATCGAATTAAAAGCAGGAATGACAGCTATTACCGGTGAAACCGGTGCCGGTAAATCAATAGCGCTGGATGCTTTAGGTCTGTGTCTGGGCGCAAGAGCTGAAGCGGCAATGGTTCGTCCCGGTGCCGATAAAGCTGAGATTACAGCCGTTTTTGATATTCATGCGAATACGACCGCTATACGCTGGCTCACCGAACATGAGCTGGACGTCGATGAAGACTGCATCCTGCGCCGGACACTCACAGCAGAAGGACGCTCCAAAGGCTACATCAATGGTGCGCCTGTGCCGATGAATTTGCTCAAAGCTCTTGGCCAGCTACTGGTTAACATTCATGGTCAGCACGAACACCAGTTACTTACTCACAATGACCACCAGTTAAAGTTAGTTGATGGTTATGCACAGCATCATGAGTTACTTCAGGATACCCGCGACAAATGGCAACAGTGGCAGCTGCTGCGCCGTGAACAGAAGCAACTAAACGAACAGCGTGAACAGTTGCAGTCACGTCGCCAGTTACTCAACTACCAGGTTGGAGAACTGCAAGAGTTTGCACTACAACCCGATGAATTTACTCAAATAGAGAGCGATCATCGTCGCCTGGCCCATGCCAGTACCTTGCGTGATGAAGCCGCATTCAGCTTAAGTTCTTTGTACGATGGCGAACATAACAACGCTTTTTCCTTGCTGCAAACTGTTATCGAGCGACTGGCCCAACAGCAGTCAGTGGATAGTCAACTTGAGCCTATTGTTAATCTGCTGAGCGAAGCCGGTGTGCAGGTTGAAGAAGCCGTGCGTGAATTACGCCATTATCAGGATGCTATTGATATTGATCCGGAAGAACTGGCTGAGCTGGAACGGCGCATGACCACAGCGATGCAACTGGCGAAAAAACATCAGATTGCACCGCAACAATTACCAGAATTACAAGCCAGTCTGGAGCAGGAGTTACAACAGATAAGCGATAGCAACGCCCGTGCTGAAAGTTTAGATAAAGAGCTGGAACAGGCAGCCCATGCTTTCCAGAACACTGCAGAAAAACTAACCCGTAGTCGGCAAAAAGCGGCAACTGACCTGGGTAAACGTATCAGTCAGAGCATGCACGGCCTGAATATGAAAGCGGCGCAATTTAAAGTGGAACTGAATACTGATAACAAACATGCCAGCGCATTGGGCATGGAACAGATTAACTTTCTGGTCAGCACCAACCCTGGCCAGCCGTTGCAGCCACTAAATAAAGTAGCCTCTGGAGGTGAGTTATCGCGTATCAGTCTCGCCATCCAGGTAATTACCGCGAACCAGTCAAGCACACCTACCCTCATGTTCGACGAAGTTGATGTCGGAGTCAGTGGTCCTACTGCTGCGACCGTGGGTAATTTATTACGTACTTTAGGTCAATCTACCCAGGTTATTTGCGTAACGCATTTACCTCAGGTAGCCGCAAAAGCAAACCAGCAAATGTGTGTACAGAAAATTCACTCTAAAGACTCTACAGAGACCACTATGCTCGCTGTTCAGGGCGACGAACGGGTCATTGAACTAGCGCGCCTGCTAGGCGGAGACCAGATTTCTGAGAAGGCGATGGCGAACGCACAGGAATTATTGGCCAGTTAA
- the nadK gene encoding NAD(+) kinase, with protein MTTATSTPFQRIALLGKPDMPEAQHTLLKLYQALSGSGHRLLLEKNSYLQLNTPEDAIVCTIEEIGEQADLAVVVGGDGNMLGAARILSRYEVGVIGVNRGNLGFLTDLDPDDAVGPLLEVIEGHYKTEFRYLLSASVARNGKETSRNNAINEVVLHSDKVAHMIEFEVYVDEEFMFSQRSDGLIIATPTGSTAYSLSAGGPILNPHMDAMTLVPMFPHTLSSRPIVVDGNSSIRIRIASNNDPLHISCDGHVTLAVAPGDDILIQKHPRQLRLIHPQNYNYYHVLRNKLKWGSRLF; from the coding sequence ATGACAACCGCAACTTCAACTCCTTTTCAGCGCATTGCCCTGCTGGGTAAGCCGGATATGCCAGAAGCCCAGCATACCTTGCTAAAACTTTACCAGGCACTCAGTGGTTCAGGTCATCGCCTACTACTTGAAAAAAACAGTTACCTGCAACTCAATACGCCCGAAGATGCCATAGTGTGCACCATTGAGGAAATTGGTGAGCAGGCCGATTTGGCTGTCGTAGTGGGAGGCGACGGCAATATGCTCGGAGCCGCACGTATTCTGAGCCGCTACGAGGTAGGGGTAATCGGAGTTAACCGTGGCAATCTTGGATTTCTGACCGATCTGGACCCTGATGATGCGGTAGGGCCACTACTGGAAGTTATTGAAGGTCACTACAAAACCGAGTTTCGTTATCTGTTATCCGCTTCCGTGGCCAGAAACGGTAAAGAAACCAGTCGCAATAATGCAATTAATGAAGTCGTGCTGCATTCAGATAAAGTCGCTCATATGATCGAATTCGAGGTGTACGTAGACGAAGAGTTTATGTTCAGCCAGCGTTCTGACGGCTTGATTATTGCCACCCCAACGGGGTCCACAGCATACTCTCTTTCAGCAGGCGGTCCTATTCTGAATCCGCATATGGATGCTATGACGCTGGTACCTATGTTTCCCCATACCCTGAGCAGCCGTCCAATTGTTGTCGATGGTAATAGTTCTATCCGAATCCGCATTGCTTCCAATAATGACCCACTGCACATCAGCTGCGATGGTCATGTCACTCTGGCTGTGGCTCCCGGTGACGATATTCTGATTCAAAAACACCCGCGCCAGTTACGCCTGATACATCCACAGAATTACAACTATTACCACGTATTGCGCAACAAACTAAAATGGGGAAGCCGCCTGTTTTAA
- the grpE gene encoding nucleotide exchange factor GrpE: MTKPGNPEQSEKQSSAEEQELQQDNSEENEQGRSDQRIAELEAALLSVKAEAEERKDAALRAAAESENVRRRAALDVEKARNFALEKFAAELLPVVDNLERALQAIDQEDDSTKNVVEGIEMTHKSFLSTLQKFGVEEVNPQDQPFNPEHHEAMGMQENADVPANTVIAVMQKGYLLNGRLLRPAMVMVSREATGGVDTTA, translated from the coding sequence ATGACTAAGCCAGGTAATCCTGAACAATCCGAGAAGCAGTCTTCTGCAGAAGAACAGGAACTGCAACAGGACAATAGTGAAGAAAATGAGCAGGGGCGTTCTGACCAGCGGATAGCTGAGCTGGAAGCGGCTTTGTTGAGCGTGAAAGCAGAAGCTGAAGAACGCAAAGATGCTGCGTTGCGAGCCGCTGCGGAATCTGAGAACGTGCGGCGCCGGGCGGCTCTTGATGTAGAAAAAGCGCGTAATTTTGCGCTTGAGAAATTTGCCGCAGAGTTATTGCCAGTAGTCGATAACCTGGAGCGGGCTTTGCAGGCTATTGATCAGGAAGATGATAGCACTAAGAACGTAGTGGAAGGCATTGAGATGACTCACAAGAGCTTTCTCAGCACCTTACAGAAGTTCGGTGTAGAAGAGGTAAACCCACAGGATCAGCCATTTAATCCGGAACATCATGAAGCGATGGGTATGCAGGAAAACGCTGATGTGCCAGCAAATACCGTTATCGCGGTGATGCAAAAAGGCTACCTGTTAAATGGTCGCTTATTACGTCCAGCGATGGTGATGGTATCTCGCGAAGCAACCGGTGGTGTTGATACCACTGCTTAA